The nucleotide window TTTTCAGTGAGGAATCATGGATATAATGGTTTACGTAAGGATGGTTAAAGGGACAGTGAGGTAGGAGGGTAGCAATTACTGAGACATACATATCTGACAGCTACAATTAATTTTTGGAAGTCACTGATGGATGCTGGGCTGAAAGGGACACGAAAGACCAAGATAGTGAGGAATATTTAAGTGCTTGTACCATAAtgttgaacaacaacaaaaaagataatacttttgttttttccttaggaGATAAAATATTAGAGGAATGTCTAAGAGGCAAGACAGACAGATTGTATACCCACCAGagtaaaaacattaaaacaacacatggggacttccctcgtggtctagtggttaagactccatgctcccaaggcagggggcctgggtttgatccctggtcagggaagtagatcctgcatgctgcaactaaaagcctgcatgctgcaatgaagatcccacttgctgcaactaagacccagcacagctaaataaataaacatttttttaaaaattaaaaaaaacaccacatgaaactataataaaaattttataaaaataaatacaatcttGTAGTGGGGCAGCATggataaatagataataaacagATAATGGAATTGAGAGGTGAGTGAGAAGGTTCTCTCTGAACATACAGGATGATGAGAATAGTCTGGCCTGGCTTAATTCACATTATTATGAAGATAGGGAAGCTGGTTAACAATACTTCATCTGACATTTCCTGTTTCAATTTGTAGAAGGTATCCCTGAATAGCCCACAGTGCATAGTCTCTGGAAGGGATGGAAGGGAAGGATTGAAAAGTGATGTGACTTTGGGAGAGGACTATGGTAAGCTGAATAATGCCCCCTGccaagatgtccatgtcctaatccttggaacctgtaaatgttaccttatgtGGCAATGATTTTGCAGACGTGATTAAGTTAGGGATCTGAGATGGGGAAATTATCATGGATTTTtggtgggccctaaatgtaatcacaggTGTCCTTAGGGAAGGAGACTTGATGaaacacagaagaggagaaggcagcATGAACATGGAGGCAGAAATTGGAATGATGcagtcacaagccaaggaatgctggcagcccccagaagctggaagaagcaaggaagcagattctcccctagagcctctggagggagcacagaCCTGCTGtgacaccttgactttggccCGGTGATactgattttgaacttctggactccagaactgtgagagaataaatttctgttgttttaagccaacttcgtgataatttgttacagcagccacaggaaaatAATACAGGGTCTAATCCAACATtccaaaaattagaaacattcAGATCAATCATTTTAACTACATACTCACAACAAAGAAGCTGTCTGTGATTCTGAGGGAAAGGAAAAACTGTAAACAGAAAATACCACACAAGATTCATTTGTTCAGTCTAGTGGAGTAGCTGGGCAGAATTTCCAATCATGTAACCATATTGTGATATAAAGGGAcagcaataattttaaaatagataggTTTGAAGAGGGCAACACAGAAGTTACAGAGCAAGGAAAGTGACTTGGTCATTCAGGCAATCGTGCCAGCTTAGAGACTACCAGCTGTCAGCCGTTAGAAGAAGGGGTCTATATGCCACGCGGAAAAAGGGGCAAAGGAAACGGTAATGCTAACAATACCTATCAAATGCACAGTTATCAAAGCATATCCACATGCGTAATAATAGCAGCCACTCATTGAGTACTATGTGCTGTGTGctttacattcattatctcatttaatccatgcAGAACTATTAAGATAGGTATTATAATAGCTATTGCACAAATGGTGAACAAGCTAAGGAACAAGCcacagtggcagaaccaggatttagAACCAAGGTTTGTTTGCCTCCAAAACCAACCCTCTTTCTGTTGTACTATCCTGTTTTATTGCACCATTAATCCTCACAGAGGCTCTATAAAGTGGACTGTGAGCTCCATGAAGATAGGGACTGAgtatctgtcttgttcaccactggtgattaataaatattcgttaaatgaatgaatggaacagATGAGGCCTAGAGAGATAAAGTAAtttatccaagatcacacagccattATTTGACAGGGCCAGGTTCTCTGATTCCAAATCCTATAGACTGATTAAGATCCTGTAGCATACTGAGCTAGGTGTGTATCTTGGGCAGGGACTGCGGGGAGAGATATAGGACAAACAAGTGAAATggcagaagaattaaaaaaaataaatgctgagaTCCTACATGAGTCAGGTCTAAAGACTGTGCCTGGCAAAGGTAAATTTAGAGCAGTCAGGAAGAAGATGATGAAAGATCTGAATTGAAGATGATGCAGTAAAGCATTGCTGGATTGAGGACTGGTCTAGGCAATGACTAAAGTAAATTATATTCAGAGGAATAGAGCCAGCCCCCAAATACCATGCCATCAGTCACAAAGGTATGTGGACATATGCCAATGGCAGCTTTACCTATTAATTGAAGCAGAATAAGTGATTCCATGTGGTGAAGGACTTCTGAGCCAAATCAGCAGAGATTCCGCTTGCCTGAAGCTAAACTATCTGCCAAACTTTCCCAAAGTACTGGCTGGACACCCAGACTGGAAATGAGAAACTCAAGAATAATGAGAAGGACTGTGGTGGGAGGTAGGGAGGTTGGAGGGGAGAATTGCAGGAGAGTCTGAATCCTGACTGATTGCTCTTGGTCAGTACAATCCCCTTGTTCCCTCATCCTttctaaggaaatgaaaaaggtTTTACAGGATGCTCAGTTTAGACAAGAGTCTCTCCAGGTAACCCAGAGAAGAAAACTGCCACTCCTCTACAATTTTAATAAACACCTATAAGTTTCTAAGAAGGTGGCTTCAGATTTAGGGCGCCCACTCCTGGCTACTCCTATGCCCAGAGGCAAAGACCTTCCCTTGGTCCCGACTTAAAAGAGACCTGAAGCAACAGGACAATAGCTAATGGCAATTCCATTACATTGCTCTATTAAGTCtaggaattaaactagaaaaacaattatattccCTCATGATGAATTTCAGGATCATGTGCATTTgcattcccagcacctagcagagTGACTGCCCCCCGTGGTAGGAGTTCAAAATGCTGAAGAACAAAGGGAAACTGATGGGAAATGTATCATTGCGCATATAAAGCAAAATGGATCTAAAAATCTGTTTTCATAGGCACCATTGGTTTTACACTGTTAGGATTTAACAATGAGAGAAAATGATGTGTTCTTCCCAAAGAAATATGAACCAATAAATTTGAgagaatatttgtcattttttaaagtacccATTATGTGTCAGGTGCAATATCTCATTTAGTCCACATCATAATtcttgaggaaactgaagctcagcgAGGTTAAGTTGCTTCCACAGAGACACAGCTGGCAAGTGACAGAGATTTAATCTGGGATTTAATCCAGACTAGTCTTACTccaaagtctgtgtgtgtgctctttTCACTGCACTTtctcagggaggaaaaaaaaaaaaagtcattactaTCTACAGAGAAAGCCCCACAACCTTTCTCTGTATTAATGTTAAACTAGAAAATTAAAGATAGTCACTTCCAGGTCAGGCAGGACCTAGCCAAGCAGAGAGAAGTGATGTCTCAGAAATTCCAGACCTGAATGCTGTATCCCACACCGCTCACTATATATTTCTTGTTACACTATAAATCTGGAACTCAAACTCAGGAAATTCTGCACTggttaaacaaaaacaacaaagaaaattctCACATCCCCCTTTTCAGAAACCCTGGAAATTAGACATCTTTAAGATGAAGATTTCTAATGGAAATAGGGTTTCTGCCTGGCTCATTTCCACTGAATTTAACATTGAGAGAGCCAAGGCCTGGGATTTATCCTCAGTTCCTGGGCAAGGGCCAGGAAAACAGAGCCAGCCAGACAGAGAGGCTGGAGTCGTGAGGCTCCATACTTAAAAAGACACCAAAGAGGTATTAAGTCACAGGAAGCTGGTGTGGGCTCAATGGTATGGGTCCAGATTTAAAGGCACAATTATAGCGAACTTGTGAAAGCACTGCCTAATTCCCCAGCAAATCTGAAGTTGCACTGGAAATCTCAGAGTGACATAAgtaagaaaagaatttaaaagtcaAGGTTAAGGAGATGGAGTAAATTAGCAGGGAGCCCAGGAATTGCTGAGATCACAGAAGAAAGATTGAGAGGATATGGATGAGAAATGTCTTGGATCTGAGATAAAGGATAGGATCCCACACAACGGGGACTAAAGGCAGAGAGATGTTAAGGCATTAAGCTACAGGAGGGATTCCATTTCTAAAGGAGAAAAGGTTGGATAGAAAAGAGGGTTATACCTGTAAAAAGGGGTCCCTGGAGAACATAGTAGTAACTCAataaaggggaggggtgggaggcttAAACGTGTGTATGAATGTGTGCGTCTGTGcgtgtgcgagtgtgtgtgtgtgtgtgtgtgtgtgtgtgtagcccaGAAGGAAACTCCCCAAAAGGAAATGCATGTGAAGGCTCTGCGCCAGGAAAAGCGATCCAAAGGACTGTGGGAGCAAAGCTCCCTTACAGAGAGGGTGTCCCACAGGAGGCCAGACCCCGCAGACTCACCTCGGCCATAGCCCTGCGTGTGTTTGGCGAAGCTCCTCACCACGGCCTCCACGGCCTCCCGCAGCACTGCGGGGCTGCCGGCGGCGCCGGGGGGCAGCGGCAGCCCGGCGGCCCCAGACAGGAGCAGAGGCGGCGGGGGCGGTgcggggggcggcggggccgGAGGGGGGCCCGCCTGGGGTGTGGCGGTGGCTGCAGCGGCCCCAGTCACTCCGGGCCGAAGCGCTCGCAGAGTGCCCCTCCCGCTGGTGCCCACTCCAGGCTGCAGCCGCTGCGCTCGCAACGTCTCCATCCCGGCCGCCAGTGGAGTAGCGGTCCAGAGCCTGCCAGCCTGGCGAGCTAACGGTCCCAGCCTCCCCCGCCAGCGAGCGCCCAGGGACTGAAGGAGGTGCCGGAGCCCAGCCGTCAGTCAAGCGGGGGCGGGGGTGAGCCAGGTCCTATGCCAATCACCAGAGAGGGGGCGGGAGCTGGCCGGCTGCCGCTCCGCCATAGGCAAATTACTGAGGAGGGCGGAGGTTCTGAGCAAccaattacaaagagaaaaagcgACATCCTCTGTACTGGAGAGGCTTAGCTTGGGCGCGTCTTTGGGAGTCCTGCGGGGAGTACTAGAAAGCAGGCCAGACCCCAGGGCCGAGgctagaggcaaaaaaaaaaaaaaaaaaagcctggatgCATGGCTGGGGAGAACTGTAGACAGAGTGAGAGGATTCTTAGAGAGCCTTTGTCCGAccacttcattttacagatgtagatgaggaaactggctcagagaagtgacgtgacttgtccaagatcacatgcAATTGGTGGTGGAGCTAAAGCAAGGAAAGATACTGGCATTTAATGAGTATATACTTACTGTTTGTCAGACACTATACAATGTACTTTAGTGCACTGTCATTAATAGTCACAATCACTAACTAGACTTTATTATTTTACGGATAAAGAAACTGACAGAGAGGCTAGATAAATTGTCCAAAATTAAATAGCCAGAAGATGGCAAAGGAGGGTTCAGACATAGATCTTCTGATCCccaatattttaatcttttcgTTATACCACATCGTTGGGGCATTTTCTGATTTCACCTACTCTAGGTTGAGGGAGGGAGTAAGGAAGAGTAGAATGGGTTGCTCCCATACCTCTCATTAGAGCAAGGGAGAGTTAGATTATAGGAAGAAAACCAGCAAGCTGAAAGGTCCAGGGGGACAGATTAAGACAGGTACCTTCGTTCACAGGTACCTGTCAGGCTGGGTTCCTCCAATTACTCTTACatgcacacgcgcgcgcgcgcgcgcgcgcacacacacacacacacacacaccctgtttgTCAGTTGACTATCATACCATTTTTACCTAGGCGAGATTATACGattcctctctcactctctctctccaccctacTGTGGCTCAGAACTCAAGGATGcggaaacagaaaacagaagcaagaagtagaagaaaatgaaatgcacCTGGTGAGATAAAAGTTAGGCCCCCAAGGAAAAACTGTGAGTGGTCAAGACATAGGAAGCTTGAAAGAGGGACAGTTAATCTATTGGGATATATCTGCTGATGGTGGAGGGAGGGATTCTTTGTAGGAATCTTAAGTTAAAGAATTTGAGGATGGACATAGGGGAGACTGAGGGAAATGAAAACCTATCAGATGGCATAAAACCTTCAGGACATGGGACACTTGCCTTTTCTTCTACAACCACAGTTGGTCTCCTGGAAAGAAGGTGGCTGGAACCTCGAAGTATCCCCTAGATGGTTATAGCTATAGTTagcatcaccctccctccctattCCTCATTCCccacaccctccacccccagcagaaGTGACCAAACAGAGACTTCTGAACACATTTATTTGATATGTCGAGTGGAGAGAGGAGTGATTTAGGGTTACTACCCACTTCTACCTGTGGGGGTGTTCATAAGCTCAGACAGACAGAACAGCAGCTTAGAGCCCATGACCCACCTCCTGGAAAAATGAGACAACCTGTTGTATTGGTTGGGGGAACAGGATGGGAAGAAAAAACAGGAAGCTGAGAAGTAAAGCTGAGAGCAGGAAGGGCAGCAGCAGAACTGAGGCTGGGGATTGCTGCAGCAAATTCCCAAGGAGAGTGAAGAAGATATCCTGAAAAGTGGTTAGGGCTGGAAGCAGGGTGTGAACAAGGAGCCAAGCCTGGAGAGAGAAGCAAGACCTGCAGAATGGGGGTGGGATATTCACGAAGAGGGTAGAGTGTCCAAAATCATGAGTGGGCTGTGTTGCAGGGCATACATGGAAAGCAAGGGGTTACTATTGCAGGAGGTCAAAGAGATTGGATACTACTCATAAGTAGGGGCTCCCTAACGCTTCTGAACAAATGCAAGTGAGCTTGGGACCCTTTTGGGGCCCTAGCACAAATGGTCCGGTGTGTGAGTAATTCCCATATGCATGTGAAGTGGCCAGGGCATGAGTGCATGTGTCTATATGACCAATAAATAAGAGTACTTACCCTTCCCTGCAAGTGCAAGTACTGTGCTTGTAGACACATGTTTACCCATGTGTGCGTGCGCCGAGCCCATGAGCACATGCAACAGACCCCTATGTccgaggtgtgtgtgtgagctggTTCTTCCACCCTTCCCAAGGTCTTGATCCCCACCCTCCTTGGTTCCTCTCACTCCTCTCAGCGCCCAGGCTCCCCTGGCCCGCCTAGACTCTGGAAGCCCCCTAGCAGGCGGATCTGCTCAGTCTGCATGGAGTGGCGCCTCACCAACTTGCGCTTGGTCCTGGGAGAGCCTGGCGCCCCCGCCTGGGGAGGGGCGGGCAGCGAAGGCGCCCGACCTCCGGGTTGGGGACGAATGTcagggatgggagggtgggggcTGACATTGAGCGGGGGCAGGAAACCAGGCCGTGTTTGCGCGATGTGGTCCAGAAGCAACGTCCCCGAGCCCCTCCGCTCCAGCAACCCTGGACTCCGCCTCCGCCCGCTCAACGGAGACACAGCCCCAGGCAGACTCTCCTGGGACTGGCGCGGGGAGGGAACAGAGCCGGCTGGAGGGAGGGTCAGCGGGGAGGCGCTGTATCTGCGGCGCTCCAGGGACGGGCGGCTGCACTCCGGCGAGTCGGGGCAAAGATTTCCGGGGATATCGAGCTCCACCGGCTCCATGCGGCTCAGTTTCTGCCTCAGCCCTGAAGGGGGGCCAGGCTCCTGAGCTTCTGGCGCTGTGTTTCGGCGCGAGAGAGGACCCCCACCCGTCACTTTCTCCGCCCACGGGGGCGGGTCCTCTGGGCCTTCAGTGCTATGACGTCTGGAAAGACGCGGTCGACCTGTCAGGGTCAGGCCGTTGAATTCGGTGGTCAGGCGCTCAATCCCCGGCCTCACTTCGGCAGGAGGAACCGGTTGAGGAGGGGCCACTAGGCCCCAAGGCTCGGAGTTGAGCCTTTTGAGTGGTTTTGGAGGATGACGGGGTGGTTTGGGGAGTGGCTCAGAAGGGGAGGGGTCATCGGGGGGCTTAGGAAGAGGGAATTCAAATACGTCCcgcttctcctcttcttcctgggtGCGAGGGGATAACAATCCCTGTCCTCCTACTCCTGCAGTCTGCAGTTGGATTTCCGACGGCGACGTGCAGACCCCCGGGCTAAGAGGAGCGGGAGCGGGGTCCTCCACCCCCGGGGACGGTGGGGAATTGAGATACTGCCGGGTCTTCTTGGTGCCCGAGGGCGAGGTGtcggtggtgatgatgatgacctCCGTGCCCTTGGCCTTACAGGCGTCCAGCAGCGTGGCAAGGGTCTCGCGATCCCCGCGGTCCAGGGCGTGGACAAGCGCCGAGGCGCCAGCGTGATCTCGGACTGAAGGGTCTGCGCCATGGGCAAGGAGCAGGGAGGCCACCGCTGCGCCCCCGCCGCCAGCGCAGGCGTGCATAAGCGCCGTGCGCCCTAGGCGATCTGCGATGTTGGGGTCCGCGCCTTGCTCCAGAAGGTAGCGTACCATGCGCGCCTTGTTCTGGGGGTCGTCGTAGCGGGCCCGACAGGCCGCCATTAGCGCAGTCTCCCCTTGGGCATCACCCTCATTCACGTAGGCGCCCCCCTCCAGAAGCAAACGGGCCAAGCGTAGCTTACCCTGACCCACGGCCCGAAGAAGAGCGTGGCCCTCGGTGTGCAGCATAGCTGCCGCTGGGGCGAAAGCACCGATGGAGCCGGGACTGGGACCTGCCGAGGATGGCTaggggagtgggggtggtggCTGGCAGAGGCCCGAAGGCTCAGTGGCGAAGCCAATCcctgcaaaaaagagaaagatcttATTTATTGATTcaggcagggaaactgaggcactggtGGAAGGATCGGCGTGGGGCGGGGGAGATCTCCCAGGCACTGCACACAGTCCTTCTTCTAACTCCTGCCTTGAGCCGCCCCCATCCCCCCAGCGCATGCCTGAGGAGGTGGGAAGGGTGCACCCGCACTGAAGGACGAGCGCCAGTGCAAATGCGTACGTGCACGCGCAGGGATACCGCACCGCCACCCTCACCCCACGGCTTATCAGACCTTTCCAGCATCCCCCTTTTCTTATCCGTACTTGGAATCCCCCTTCCTAGGATGCTGAACGCCACCCCCcgacacacatgcacccatacaTTCACACACAGTCCCATTCCTAACCTCTTTTAGGTTGCCACAGCCCCACAAACtgaatggggggagggaggcagcttGCGTTTGGGACCTAAAACGGGTAGGGGGAGAATTGCGGGTTTCTTTTGCCCCTGCTACATTCCCCATCACTCCTTGCTCTTTCCCCTTCCCAGGCTGTGCACCCAAATAGATACCTGTAAGTCCGCAGAATCTCCTCCGGGCCAGGACTGAGGCCAGGGCCACGGGGCAGCTGGGGTGGCGGAGCCGGGTTCCTGGGGGCCCACATGGCGTGGGGGTGGGCACCCGGATTCCCTGGGTGTCAGTATCTGCGACCGGGCACAGAATCCTGGTCCCTCCTCCCGGTGCGCCCCGGGCACAGCGCCGGCTCGGGAGGAGAGAAGCTGGGGGGGGAGGGCGGAGCTCTGCTTCTCTATTTATAGCCTAGTCTCTGAGGGTGGGGGCGTCGGGCACCAAACCGTTACCCCACTCATGCACACATAAACCCTCAAAAGCTAGAGGCTCCAATCCTGACTTCCCTTGCTTAGCCGACCTCCCCTCAGTCACAACAAACCTAAGTGTTCCTTAGGAGACTCCTCCGCGACCCAGACTGGGACCATCCTAGTTCTTCGTTGAGCTTCAGCAGATCCCCATTCTCCGAGCTTGGTGTGTTGATGCGCGCCTGTGCGCCAGATCTGACCTGCCACACACAGCACATGGCACACTGTGCAGAGGGGTGGAGAGAGGCGATGGCGATCCACAGCCGGGGTCCTTACTGTGCAGAGCGAGGCAAGAGTTGTGGCTGCCTTCTCGTAGTTTAAATGTCAGGGGGAGCTGGAGTCACACAGCGATACATCTTCATTCCACCTCCCCCCAAACGGAACATGTACCACAAATAAACTTGGACCTCAGCTCCCTTGTACAGACCTCTTAGATAAGTATGAAGAGGTTGGCTATCTGGGATCATTTTTAGATACAGCAAGGGGCATTCCCAGTTGTCTCCTCTCCATATTCttggaggggtgggaaggagagagatagAAAAGGGGCAGAGAAGAGTGAACCTTGTAACACATCCTCTCTCATTGCATCTCTTTACTCTCAGTCTTGCTTAGAATCATTATTTTTCCATCTCACTTAAAGGTCTCTGTTTGAATCGCTCCTTAAAGTCTTCTTCTCCCTGTCTGTAGCAGTCGGTTTCTCTCActgtctgtctctgcctctcctcacCATCTGCCCTGTCTCCATGGTTACCATAGCTTCCATCTGCATATTTTAGGAATGAGTTTGTGTCCAGCTGGAAGGCAtcagggggagtgggagggggagtgAGGAAAAAATCCTAAGGATTTGGAAAACTCACCTGAGGTAATTCAGAGGCTGGAGGCCACCAGACACAAGATACAATGTTcctggagaagggggagagagaaatatTTGCAGGGAAGCCACCCATTTTTACTAGCTGCCATTTATTGGAAACCAACCATGTGCCAagtactttacatacattatctccaatcctcacaacaacactaTAAAGTAGGAATTATTTTCttgttatagatgaagaaactgagacttagtaAAGTAAAGTAAGTTCTCCAAAGCCTCACAGCTCTGTTTCTGTCCTATTCCAAAGACTTTGTGCTTGCCACTCCACCTACAGCCTTCCCAGTCCAGAGGCTTCACTCCCAGGGCCATTTTCCCTGACGTCTGGGTTATTGTTCTTAACTAACTCCTAGATTCTATCTCTACTCTGAACtctttccctctgttttttttttttgcgaagTGGGACTCCTCCTCCCGTGCCCCCTTTTACCAAGGGCTAGGAGGAACTGGAAGGCAGTGGGAAATGCAGGAAACActggattccttccctgtctcctcAACTCTGGTTATCTGATTCCTAATCCTTCCTTTCCCAAACCCTCTTTCCATCTTCTCACAGACATGGCAGCAATccacaggaaaatatttttctagaaaagaaatattcattgGTGGTGCTGGAGGGAGGCAGTGCAGGATTGAAGGGAAGGTTGGAGTAAAGAAGGAGAGGCCCAGTGTGAAGACAGAGTCACAAAAAGAACGACGCCTAAGAAGCAGGTTTCACAGAGGTTTATTTCTCTGTGTAAGCTCCCTCAACAGAGTCCCTCGGTGAGATGTGAGAGTCAGGTTCCCTCTGTGAACTGTCGCTAGCCAAGGGGATCCTCCATCTGAGATGAGGTGTGAAATGACTGACCCTTGGTTGATTCTGCAACTCCATCTCTCTCCTCACCCGGCTTCTCTAGCCTGAGTTCCGGCgaactctctccctccctccactcctcaGCTTCAAGTGGGCGGACCTCCCTCCTCGGCTTCTCCAAGATTGGCCGGGAGAACTCACCAATGGGGAGCTCTGGGAGGCGGACCTAGAACGCCAACAGCTTGAGGAAGACCAGCAAATTTCAAGTTGGCTGCGGCGTGTTTTCCgcgtgggggaggggcagcaggtaAGGCCCCGACTTGGTGGCTCTGACCTGGTTCCGTTCCACACCTTCCGAACTAGTTCACCAAGGCCAAGCTGCTAGATAGACAACGCTTTCTAGCAGCCTGTTGGATCAGCCCGCTTCTAGTTCCCTACCCTTTTCCTCTGGGCTCCCATTGCTCTGTTGATTTTATGCCAGAGAACCGTAGTTTTCTTTCGCGCAAAGGGGAGTTATATTAAAGGAGAAAGTGAAAGACTCACTCTGGTACCTCTGACTCTTTGCTATGGGGTCAGCTTCCCCTAAATCTATTACTGTTAAGAGCCTGACAAACTCCTGTTATCTATCAAGACTCTGATGAAATGTTACCTTTACCTGTAGCTTTCCTGGTTCACCTTTTTTTGCAGAATTAATTGTTCCCCAGTCTGAGGATAGCATTGTAGGCATACCTCTGTTGGAGCACTTAGTGCTCAATCCCTCTTTaatgtttctattctttttagaATATAAGGTTTTGTAGGGCAGGTTCTAATATTTAATACACAGTGCCCAATAAAGGTTAATTGGATGGAATTAATTGGGGAGGAAGAATTTAAACTCCTGATGTAATtagggaaaaattaataaaagataaaacaaaatacaatacaGTATATAATTATGACCTCTTAAATTAGTGTTTCATAATATAATTGCTCCCACAgtccagagaagggagaaagccAAGAGGACTGGGATGGTGAGGGGAGGCTTTAGGAATCACAAAGTCTTAAGTTTGGAACCGACCTTAGaaatcatgtattcattcattcattcatttttaagcaaatatttattgagcatctactatatgccagacataATGCTAGACAATGGGGATCATAGTGAATCCTCTACTTTAGATATGCATTCTTCCTTTGATAAACCATATTTAGTAAATGGTTATCCAGCTTCAGTTTAGACTTCTTAGTAAAAGAACTTCCTATCTCACTTTGTTCTTCAATCAGTatctaacaaataaaacaaatacgtGGCTCAACAAAATGCAATCCACATTTCCACTGTAAAAGAGGAAGAGCTGTCCTAGTGGTAACAttcttaaagataaagaaaatcatcccttttgttttctgattatagAAGTAATATACATTTATCCTAGAAAACTTGGAAATACATA belongs to Pseudorca crassidens isolate mPseCra1 chromosome 2, mPseCra1.hap1, whole genome shotgun sequence and includes:
- the ANKRD34A gene encoding ankyrin repeat domain-containing protein 34A, giving the protein MLHTEGHALLRAVGQGKLRLARLLLEGGAYVNEGDAQGETALMAACRARYDDPQNKARMVRYLLEQGADPNIADRLGRTALMHACAGGGGAAVASLLLAHGADPSVRDHAGASALVHALDRGDRETLATLLDACKAKGTEVIIITTDTSPSGTKKTRQYLNSPPSPGVEDPAPAPLSPGVCTSPSEIQLQTAGVGGQGLLSPRTQEEEEKRDVFEFPLPKPPDDPSPSEPLPKPPRHPPKPLKRLNSEPWGLVAPPQPVPPAEVRPGIERLTTEFNGLTLTGRPRLSRRHSTEGPEDPPPWAEKVTGGGPLSRRNTAPEAQEPGPPSGLRQKLSRMEPVELDIPGNLCPDSPECSRPSLERRRYSASPLTLPPAGSVPSPRQSQESLPGAVSPLSGRRRSPGLLERRGSGTLLLDHIAQTRPGFLPPLNVSPHPPIPDIRPQPGGRAPSLPAPPQAGAPGSPRTKRKLVRRHSMQTEQIRLLGGFQSLGGPGEPGR